In Sulfitobacter sp. M39, the following proteins share a genomic window:
- a CDS encoding head-tail connector protein codes for MTTTPLPLLKAQLNLEHDLDDALLTHKLAVAEEWIMNHTGAPFAEPVPPSLTEAALQLAAYWYVSREAATDMRLTAVPFGVLELITPYRESVTGHVAA; via the coding sequence ATGACGACTACACCACTGCCATTGCTCAAAGCGCAGTTGAACCTTGAGCACGATCTGGACGACGCACTGCTGACGCACAAGTTGGCCGTAGCGGAAGAATGGATTATGAACCACACTGGCGCGCCTTTTGCTGAGCCGGTGCCTCCATCCCTGACCGAAGCCGCATTGCAGCTTGCCGCCTATTGGTATGTCAGCAGGGAAGCGGCGACAGATATGCGCCTGACCGCCGTGCCATTTGGCGTGCTGGAGTTGATTACCCCCTATCGCGAGAGTGTGACCGGCCATGTCGCGGCTTAA
- a CDS encoding HK97-gp10 family putative phage morphogenesis protein, which translates to MSRLKGSTDLERRLLAIPLEVLAELRPALVKGAQDIADAMEQLAPEDTGDLVNTISVTGPGGTTPAYASGGGSVTLANNQAAVTVGSPDMRHGHLQEFGTVNHEAQPFMRPAFRLKKAKVMARISRAVAKAIKNAGDGK; encoded by the coding sequence ATGTCGCGGCTTAAAGGATCAACGGATCTCGAGCGCCGTCTTCTCGCCATCCCTCTTGAGGTGCTGGCAGAGCTGCGCCCAGCGCTGGTGAAAGGCGCTCAGGACATCGCAGACGCTATGGAGCAGCTTGCACCAGAGGACACTGGCGACCTTGTGAATACCATCTCGGTCACCGGCCCCGGTGGCACAACTCCCGCCTATGCGTCCGGTGGTGGCAGCGTGACCCTTGCCAATAATCAGGCTGCCGTGACCGTGGGTAGTCCGGATATGCGCCACGGCCACCTTCAGGAATTTGGCACCGTGAACCATGAGGCGCAGCCGTTCATGCGGCCCGCATTCCGGTTGAAGAAAGCCAAGGTGATGGCTCGGATCAGCCGCGCCGTTGCTAAGGCCATTAAGAACGCAGGTGACGGCAAATGA
- a CDS encoding DUF3168 domain-containing protein: MIEPSVALQTALRATLIADPAVSALVQPDRIRAGSTRPDRFPCVIMGHAQTHYLGRASGEQHLARVNLDVHIWAIEDGADTAKAIGFAMSKTLIGMADHQDGFAIDQLDLPRVIWMRDPQPELAYTHGVIEVEAVIRWRA; this comes from the coding sequence ATGATCGAACCATCCGTCGCACTGCAGACCGCATTGCGTGCCACCCTTATCGCTGACCCCGCTGTAAGCGCTCTGGTGCAGCCAGATCGTATTCGGGCTGGTTCTACGCGCCCTGATCGCTTCCCGTGCGTGATCATGGGCCACGCTCAAACGCACTACCTAGGCCGCGCATCCGGAGAGCAGCACTTGGCTAGGGTCAATCTCGACGTGCATATCTGGGCAATTGAAGACGGTGCCGATACCGCCAAGGCCATCGGGTTTGCCATGTCAAAGACGCTGATTGGTATGGCTGATCATCAGGACGGCTTTGCCATCGACCAACTCGACCTACCGCGTGTCATTTGGATGCGCGACCCGCAACCTGAACTGGCTTACACCCACGGCGTGATCGAAGTTGAAGCGGTGATCAGGTGGCGGGCATGA
- a CDS encoding phage head closure protein — MIRAGAMREQITFECKLETVQPSGAVLVQWVPEQTLRAELVQESADAFLSNVERTEDRKVFKLWATNWITTDMRVTHAGYTYRIVRILPLDRLALELHCVNAVDET, encoded by the coding sequence ATGATCCGGGCCGGCGCAATGCGTGAGCAGATCACCTTTGAGTGCAAGCTGGAGACGGTGCAGCCGTCTGGTGCGGTGCTAGTGCAATGGGTTCCTGAGCAGACCCTACGCGCAGAGCTGGTGCAGGAGAGTGCTGACGCCTTCCTGAGCAACGTAGAGCGCACCGAGGACCGTAAGGTGTTCAAGCTTTGGGCAACTAACTGGATCACCACAGATATGCGCGTGACACACGCAGGCTACACCTACCGGATTGTCCGGATCTTGCCATTGGATCGGCTGGCGCTGGAGTTGCACTGCGTGAACGCGGTGGATGAAACATGA
- a CDS encoding P27 family phage terminase small subunit — protein sequence MSAHLRGVKPQAKVTKDALTKAPPVPEYFSTYAAGEWKRIMPRLIKDRVLTKADLAGVEHYCMMIGVVREIENNRSLNAGEIDPKMFGVQNRAAQTARQLAAEYGLSPVSRARIGTNADDGADDDNPLNVR from the coding sequence ATGAGCGCGCACCTGCGCGGGGTGAAACCGCAAGCCAAAGTCACGAAAGATGCGCTGACCAAAGCACCGCCGGTGCCTGAGTATTTCAGCACCTACGCGGCGGGCGAGTGGAAACGGATCATGCCGCGGTTGATCAAGGACCGGGTGTTGACCAAAGCTGATCTGGCAGGCGTCGAACACTACTGCATGATGATTGGCGTGGTGCGCGAGATCGAAAACAACCGTAGCCTGAACGCTGGTGAGATCGACCCTAAGATGTTCGGTGTTCAGAACCGTGCCGCCCAAACAGCGCGCCAGCTCGCCGCGGAGTATGGGCTGTCACCGGTGAGCCGTGCGCGTATCGGCACCAACGCTGATGACGGCGCGGACGATGACAACCCTTTGAACGTCCGGTGA
- a CDS encoding terminase large subunit, which yields MTSASAFPAWIYDASPIADPFGYGERAVQFLRRLRHPNSDAPGGAFQLAPWQERIVRRIYGPRHPDGRRIVQNVFFLVPRGNRKTSLAAALALLHTIGPERVSAGQVLFAAADRDQAGIGFREAANIVRMDKRLIAATRIYDAFNSAKQIVYNAENVTLRALSSDGGAAHGLTPTFTLIDEIHIWKGRDLWEALRSGAAKVRDSLTVIATTAGRGAETLASEQYNYARRVALGEIDNPAYLPILFQAEPDDDWQDETVWHRANPGLAHGFPSIDGMRGLAKEAENKPADRAAFLQFNLNVWQANSRDPLFDMATYDARVFEPDFDALAELPCYLGVDMSLSGDLTAVVAAWRHDDDQITVHPWLFVPSDDLKGRADRDGLPYEEWRDAGLIFVTPGPIIDAGLIEDQIREICATNDVQEIAVDPHLARRLMQSLHDDGLPVIEYRQTPLNMGVAAGDLERTVNGDLIRHADHAALRQHFDSVVASRNPTSGLIRMHKGKKTDRIDGAIAAAMAVSRACAAETNLSKYNAPEAEGLFIF from the coding sequence ATGACCAGCGCAAGCGCGTTCCCCGCGTGGATATACGACGCCAGCCCGATAGCCGATCCGTTCGGCTATGGCGAAAGGGCCGTGCAGTTTCTGCGCCGCTTGCGCCATCCAAACAGCGACGCACCGGGCGGTGCTTTCCAGCTTGCGCCGTGGCAAGAGCGGATCGTGCGGCGGATCTATGGCCCCAGGCACCCGGACGGGCGCAGGATCGTGCAAAACGTGTTCTTTCTAGTCCCGCGCGGCAACCGTAAAACCAGTCTGGCTGCTGCACTGGCGCTACTGCACACCATTGGCCCCGAACGGGTGAGTGCCGGACAGGTGTTGTTTGCCGCTGCAGATCGTGATCAGGCTGGCATCGGCTTTCGTGAAGCCGCAAATATCGTGCGCATGGACAAGCGCTTGATCGCGGCAACTCGCATCTACGACGCGTTCAACAGCGCCAAGCAGATCGTCTACAATGCTGAGAACGTCACGCTGCGCGCCCTTTCTTCTGACGGCGGTGCCGCGCACGGCCTGACACCTACATTCACGCTGATTGACGAAATCCACATCTGGAAAGGCCGCGACCTTTGGGAAGCGCTGCGTAGTGGTGCAGCCAAGGTGCGCGACAGCCTGACCGTGATCGCCACGACTGCCGGACGCGGTGCCGAGACCTTGGCATCGGAGCAGTATAATTATGCCCGCCGCGTCGCGCTGGGCGAAATCGACAACCCGGCCTATCTGCCTATCCTGTTCCAAGCTGAACCTGACGATGACTGGCAGGATGAAACGGTATGGCATCGCGCCAACCCCGGTCTTGCACATGGTTTCCCCTCCATCGACGGCATGCGCGGCTTAGCGAAAGAGGCAGAGAACAAGCCTGCAGACCGGGCAGCGTTCCTGCAGTTCAATTTGAACGTTTGGCAGGCCAACAGCCGTGACCCGCTCTTCGATATGGCGACCTATGATGCCCGAGTGTTTGAACCGGACTTTGACGCGCTGGCAGAGCTTCCCTGTTATCTTGGCGTTGATATGTCTCTCTCTGGTGACTTGACCGCGGTGGTCGCGGCTTGGCGTCATGATGATGACCAGATCACGGTTCACCCTTGGCTGTTTGTGCCCAGTGATGACCTCAAGGGCCGCGCTGATCGCGACGGGCTGCCCTATGAGGAATGGCGCGACGCTGGACTGATCTTTGTCACACCCGGCCCGATCATCGACGCTGGGCTGATCGAAGACCAGATCAGGGAGATATGCGCGACCAATGACGTGCAGGAGATCGCCGTAGACCCGCACCTTGCGCGCCGCTTGATGCAAAGCCTGCATGATGACGGTCTGCCAGTGATTGAATATCGCCAGACGCCGCTGAATATGGGTGTGGCCGCCGGTGATCTTGAACGCACGGTGAACGGCGACCTGATCCGGCACGCTGATCATGCAGCGCTGCGCCAGCACTTCGACAGTGTTGTCGCATCACGCAATCCGACATCTGGCCTGATCCGCATGCACAAGGGCAAGAAGACAGACCGGATCGACGGGGCAATCGCCGCCGCGATGGCGGTGTCACGCGCCTGCGCCGCTGAAACCAACCTGAGCAAATACAACGCACCCGAAGCCGAAGGGCTTTTCATCTTTTAG
- a CDS encoding DUF4145 domain-containing protein, whose translation MDEWEPEWMRMAFTTMLTCDNPICGEVVAVSGRAGVDSLHDYDEVGQPHQFYYNWLKPASMAPAPPLFPIAKNLPEPVKDELKLAFQLYWMDLSASTSRIRTSLERVLDEQGIATTAVDKKGKLRRLDLFDRIDLFEKQSNDADLAESMTAMRIIGNLGTHGDKVKEGDYFDLLDIYEDALSEIYDQKTAKLKAKKQALIALKKK comes from the coding sequence ATGGACGAGTGGGAACCTGAGTGGATGCGCATGGCATTCACCACCATGCTGACATGCGACAATCCAATCTGCGGCGAAGTCGTCGCAGTAAGCGGACGGGCAGGTGTGGACTCACTTCATGACTACGATGAAGTAGGTCAGCCCCATCAATTTTACTATAATTGGTTGAAGCCAGCCAGTATGGCACCCGCGCCACCTCTTTTTCCAATCGCCAAAAATTTGCCGGAACCTGTGAAGGACGAGCTAAAGCTAGCCTTCCAACTCTACTGGATGGACCTATCCGCTTCAACTTCAAGGATTCGAACGAGTCTCGAGCGTGTCCTAGACGAACAAGGTATAGCAACAACCGCGGTTGACAAGAAGGGAAAGCTCCGAAGACTAGACCTGTTTGACCGCATTGATCTTTTTGAAAAACAGTCAAACGATGCTGATCTAGCGGAGTCGATGACCGCGATGAGGATCATTGGGAATCTCGGCACACACGGCGACAAAGTTAAAGAGGGCGACTATTTCGATTTGTTGGATATTTATGAAGACGCTCTATCGGAAATATACGACCAAAAAACCGCTAAACTTAAAGCGAAGAAGCAAGCGCTTATTGCGCTCAAAAAAAAATGA
- a CDS encoding BREX-1 system adenine-specific DNA-methyltransferase PglX, translating to MALTPAEKQKAYRERKKAEAEVAQTKGKDIAVSLYRKPFSQWAENDPNIGECDMYMALAGMEFPGFDDERDAQDYVIDLEAFGDIDIVGADHVDHVEDAKGAIGRAELVISCMLDTIVTLANSVNEYKRSEIQARIKELEQSTDIDRAAAMKQAVKLNKILNQLDKPVRRPFPQWKVTGI from the coding sequence ATGGCACTTACACCTGCAGAAAAGCAAAAGGCTTATCGCGAGCGGAAAAAGGCGGAGGCCGAGGTCGCTCAAACAAAAGGGAAGGATATCGCGGTAAGCCTCTACCGGAAGCCGTTCTCTCAGTGGGCAGAAAATGACCCGAACATAGGTGAGTGCGATATGTATATGGCGCTCGCGGGAATGGAGTTCCCGGGATTTGACGACGAGCGCGACGCGCAAGACTATGTCATTGATCTCGAAGCGTTCGGTGACATTGATATAGTTGGAGCTGATCACGTTGATCACGTTGAAGACGCTAAGGGCGCAATCGGACGCGCCGAGCTGGTAATTAGTTGTATGCTAGATACGATTGTGACGCTGGCGAATTCGGTCAATGAATACAAGCGCAGTGAGATTCAAGCGCGCATAAAAGAGCTTGAGCAGTCGACTGATATCGATCGAGCAGCCGCTATGAAACAGGCCGTAAAGCTGAATAAGATTCTGAACCAGTTAGATAAACCGGTCAGGAGACCTTTCCCACAGTGGAAGGTTACGGGCATCTAA
- a CDS encoding HNH endonuclease → MAEKSKRNPNWSRDELILALDFYVKNRGKSFEDTSEEVQRLAREVNAVGRALGLTGTDTFRNAVGASMKLQNFRSRDPDVDAKGLSRGNRLEQVLMDEFITDPARLASVADAIRAVVKLGEMPMVSMAADEVDAQEGRVLTRLHTYRERDRAIVKRKKDSFRKRHGTLFCEVCNFDFSSKYGERGANFIECHHTKPVSELIPGEKTKLADLALLCANCHRMVHAARPWWSVEELRTSLVSD, encoded by the coding sequence ATGGCAGAAAAGTCGAAGCGTAACCCAAATTGGTCGAGAGACGAGCTTATCTTGGCGCTCGATTTCTATGTAAAAAATAGGGGCAAGTCATTTGAAGACACCAGCGAGGAAGTTCAGCGCTTAGCGCGAGAGGTGAACGCTGTTGGCAGAGCGCTCGGATTGACGGGAACAGATACCTTCCGGAACGCAGTAGGAGCGTCAATGAAGCTACAGAATTTTCGCTCCCGAGATCCAGATGTTGACGCTAAGGGGCTTTCGCGCGGCAACCGTCTGGAACAGGTTCTTATGGACGAATTCATTACTGATCCCGCTAGACTGGCAAGCGTCGCGGACGCAATTCGCGCGGTCGTTAAGTTAGGCGAAATGCCGATGGTGAGCATGGCGGCAGATGAGGTCGACGCGCAGGAAGGTCGTGTTTTGACCCGATTGCATACTTATCGGGAACGTGACCGAGCGATCGTAAAGAGAAAGAAGGATAGCTTTCGCAAAAGGCATGGCACGCTATTTTGTGAAGTATGTAACTTTGACTTCTCTTCTAAGTATGGAGAACGAGGCGCGAATTTCATCGAATGTCATCACACAAAGCCGGTTTCTGAATTAATCCCAGGTGAGAAAACCAAACTAGCTGACTTAGCTTTGCTTTGCGCAAACTGCCATAGGATGGTTCATGCTGCGCGCCCATGGTGGTCCGTCGAAGAATTGCGGACTTCATTAGTATCCGATTAG
- a CDS encoding cation:proton antiporter, which translates to MATETLGALNPVTAIALVGAIGVGSQWIAWRLRMPAIVLMLVAGILIGPVLGIFDPARDIGPLMGPMISIAVAIILFEGGLSLNFHTLQDAVGGVRRLVYIGAPLGWLMSALSLHYVAGLSWSSSAVFGGIMIVTGPTVIAPLLRTARLSRRPATLLQWEAILNDPIGALAAVLAFEVVIALNTATTASEAMLELFIGTAVATAAGVAAGIGLSRAFKRGWVPEYMKVPVLFALLLGVFAASDAVLHESGLLAVTIMGIVIANSKLPSYEEMRRFKEHATVLLVSGVFILLAAGLDVDALGNLDWRAAAFVAVVVLVARPVTVFISLIGSGIPFREKLLVALTGPRGVVLVAVAGLFGERLLSLGFEDAALIAPLAFALVAVTVVVNGFTLAPFARLLGLTGADTPGVVIIGGSDWTTQLAEVLKKAKIPVLMTDPNFIRLRKARAAGIDTFSGDILSEAAEQRVELVSYATLIAATENDAYNTLVTTDLAPEFGRENVFQVMREKSESSRHQLPRTLGGRPLGLEATHTELRQLVADGWRFRSTHLTEEFTLEDWRAESPDARLLAQITTSGEIKFMRKNEEFKGGDGIHVIALRPPEE; encoded by the coding sequence GTGGCAACAGAAACACTCGGCGCGCTAAATCCTGTAACTGCGATCGCATTGGTCGGCGCGATCGGGGTGGGGTCACAATGGATCGCATGGCGGCTGCGCATGCCCGCAATCGTGCTGATGCTGGTGGCCGGCATCCTGATCGGGCCGGTTCTGGGCATCTTCGACCCCGCACGGGATATCGGGCCACTGATGGGGCCGATGATCTCTATCGCCGTGGCGATTATCCTGTTCGAGGGCGGTCTGTCGCTGAACTTTCACACGCTGCAAGATGCGGTCGGCGGTGTCCGGCGGCTGGTCTATATCGGCGCGCCCCTCGGCTGGCTGATGTCGGCGCTGTCGCTGCATTATGTGGCGGGGCTCAGCTGGTCCAGCTCTGCCGTCTTTGGCGGGATCATGATCGTGACCGGCCCCACGGTGATCGCGCCGCTGTTGCGCACCGCGCGGCTGTCACGCCGCCCTGCCACCCTGCTGCAATGGGAGGCGATCCTGAACGACCCCATCGGCGCGCTGGCCGCTGTGCTGGCGTTCGAGGTCGTCATCGCGCTGAACACCGCCACCACCGCGTCCGAGGCGATGCTGGAGCTGTTTATCGGTACCGCCGTCGCCACTGCCGCCGGTGTCGCTGCGGGGATCGGCCTGTCGCGCGCCTTCAAACGCGGCTGGGTGCCCGAATATATGAAGGTGCCCGTGCTCTTTGCCCTGCTGCTGGGGGTCTTTGCCGCCTCCGATGCCGTGCTGCATGAAAGCGGGCTGCTGGCGGTGACCATCATGGGGATCGTGATCGCGAACTCCAAACTGCCCAGCTACGAGGAGATGCGCCGCTTCAAGGAACATGCCACCGTGCTGCTGGTGTCGGGCGTGTTCATCTTGCTGGCCGCAGGGCTGGATGTTGACGCGCTTGGCAATCTTGACTGGCGCGCGGCGGCCTTTGTGGCTGTGGTGGTGCTGGTCGCACGGCCTGTGACGGTGTTTATCTCGCTCATCGGGTCGGGCATCCCGTTCCGCGAAAAGCTACTGGTGGCCCTGACCGGACCGCGCGGCGTCGTGCTGGTCGCGGTCGCGGGTCTGTTTGGCGAACGCTTGCTCAGCCTCGGGTTCGAGGACGCCGCCCTGATCGCACCGCTTGCCTTTGCGCTTGTGGCGGTGACCGTGGTGGTCAACGGCTTCACCCTCGCCCCCTTTGCGCGGCTTTTGGGGCTGACCGGTGCGGACACGCCCGGCGTGGTGATCATCGGCGGCTCGGATTGGACAACGCAGCTGGCCGAAGTGCTTAAGAAAGCGAAGATTCCGGTACTGATGACCGACCCCAACTTCATCCGCCTGCGCAAGGCGCGTGCAGCGGGGATCGACACATTCTCGGGCGATATTCTGTCAGAGGCGGCAGAGCAGCGCGTGGAACTCGTCAGCTATGCCACGCTGATCGCTGCCACGGAAAACGATGCCTATAACACTTTGGTCACCACTGACCTTGCACCGGAATTCGGCCGCGAGAATGTGTTTCAGGTGATGCGCGAGAAATCCGAAAGCAGCCGCCACCAGTTGCCCCGTACCTTGGGCGGACGCCCCTTGGGCCTTGAAGCGACCCATACAGAACTACGCCAACTGGTGGCCGATGGCTGGCGCTTCCGCAGTACCCACCTGACCGAAGAATTCACGCTGGAAGACTGGCGCGCCGAAAGCCCCGACGCGCGGCTGCTCGCCCAGATCACCACCAGCGGCGAGATCAAGTTCATGCGCAAGAATGAGGAGTTCAAAGGCGGCGACGGCATCCATGTTATCGCTCTACGCCCGCCGGAGGAGTGA
- a CDS encoding serine hydrolase domain-containing protein — protein MKHFRSGLVAGALALGTAFATLTPAWAQELPRGDATALGFDPDRLARMDATFGALVDKGMTPGAVLMLIRDGQIAHLSTMGKRTPDGEPMTEDTLFRIYSMTKPITSVAAMMLVEEGKLLLNAPVSTYLPAYKTLTVVTGEKDAEGKPVTRPAKGVMTVRDLMRHTSGLTYGFFGAGPAREAYNAAGIASPENTAIEQANLLASLPLEHDPGTTWEYSRATDVLGAVVEVASGQTLEDFMKARIFDPLGMEDTAFYVDDEADFPRIAEPFVDQAKLGSRDVFDPRVRKPNQSGGGGLMSTVHDYAKFAQMMLNGGELNGTRLLSPKSVQLMTSNHLEGIKPGKYYLPGPGYGFGLGYAVRLDTGNAPSLGSAGEYNWGGAAGTGYHADPAEDMIALLMIQSPANRGPLRLIFKNLAFSTLADSRVDD, from the coding sequence ATGAAACATTTCAGATCAGGTCTGGTCGCCGGGGCGCTGGCCCTTGGCACCGCCTTTGCCACCCTAACCCCCGCATGGGCCCAAGAGCTGCCGCGCGGCGATGCGACCGCCTTGGGGTTCGACCCTGACCGGCTGGCGCGGATGGATGCCACCTTTGGCGCGCTGGTGGATAAGGGGATGACGCCGGGGGCCGTGCTGATGCTGATCCGCGACGGTCAGATCGCGCATCTGTCCACGATGGGCAAACGCACCCCCGACGGGGAGCCGATGACCGAAGACACGCTGTTCCGCATCTACTCCATGACCAAACCCATCACATCCGTCGCCGCGATGATGCTGGTCGAAGAAGGTAAGCTGCTGCTGAACGCGCCCGTTTCAACCTATCTGCCCGCCTATAAGACCCTGACCGTGGTCACCGGTGAGAAAGACGCCGAGGGCAAGCCCGTGACTCGCCCCGCCAAGGGCGTGATGACCGTCCGCGACCTGATGCGCCATACCTCGGGGCTGACCTATGGCTTCTTCGGGGCCGGACCCGCGCGCGAGGCCTATAACGCGGCCGGGATCGCCTCGCCCGAGAACACGGCGATCGAACAGGCCAATCTGCTGGCGTCCCTGCCGCTGGAGCATGACCCCGGCACGACATGGGAATACTCCCGCGCGACGGATGTTCTGGGCGCGGTGGTAGAGGTCGCCTCTGGCCAGACGCTCGAAGACTTCATGAAGGCGCGTATTTTCGACCCCCTAGGGATGGAGGACACCGCGTTCTATGTCGACGACGAAGCGGATTTCCCGCGCATCGCCGAACCCTTCGTCGATCAGGCCAAACTGGGCAGCCGCGATGTCTTTGACCCGCGCGTGCGCAAGCCGAACCAGTCGGGCGGTGGCGGACTGATGTCCACGGTGCATGACTACGCCAAATTCGCGCAGATGATGCTGAATGGCGGAGAGTTGAACGGCACGCGGCTGCTGTCCCCCAAGTCGGTGCAGCTGATGACCTCGAACCACCTTGAAGGCATCAAACCCGGCAAATACTACCTGCCCGGTCCGGGATATGGCTTTGGGCTGGGGTATGCCGTGCGGCTTGACACCGGCAATGCCCCGTCACTGGGCTCCGCCGGGGAATACAATTGGGGAGGTGCCGCGGGAACCGGCTATCACGCGGACCCTGCCGAAGATATGATCGCGCTGCTGATGATCCAGTCGCCCGCCAATCGGGGGCCGCTGCGGCTGATCTTCAAGAACCTCGCCTTTAGCACGCTGGCCGACAGCCGCGTCGACGATTGA
- a CDS encoding glutathione S-transferase, with protein sequence MMPVLYSFRRCPYAMRARLALRSAHQQVQLREVVLRDKPAAFLATSPSGTVPCLALDTGEVIDESLDIMIWALRRHDPEGLLKMPDAGWDWINRCDGPFKQALDRTKYATRYPDADPETERAKAAAHLAALDAQIGSHIFDTPSLADMAIAPFVRQFAFIDKPWFDAQPWPQLQAWLDRFLTAQAFAAVMDKYPQWAEGDAPTVFPA encoded by the coding sequence ATGATGCCGGTGCTCTATTCCTTCCGGCGCTGCCCCTATGCCATGCGCGCGCGGCTGGCGCTGCGGTCCGCCCACCAGCAGGTGCAGCTGCGCGAGGTCGTGCTGCGCGACAAGCCCGCCGCCTTTCTTGCGACCTCGCCCAGTGGGACAGTGCCCTGTCTGGCGCTAGATACGGGCGAGGTCATTGACGAAAGCCTCGACATCATGATCTGGGCCCTGCGCCGACACGATCCCGAAGGGCTGCTGAAAATGCCTGACGCCGGATGGGACTGGATCAACCGCTGCGACGGGCCGTTCAAACAGGCACTGGACCGCACGAAATACGCCACCCGCTATCCCGACGCCGATCCGGAGACAGAGCGGGCCAAAGCCGCCGCCCATCTAGCGGCACTGGACGCGCAAATAGGCTCCCATATTTTCGACACCCCCAGCCTTGCCGACATGGCGATTGCCCCCTTCGTGCGGCAGTTCGCCTTCATCGACAAACCCTGGTTCGACGCGCAGCCCTGGCCGCAGTTGCAGGCGTGGCTGGACCGGTTCCTGACCGCGCAGGCCTTTGCCGCCGTGATGGATAAATACCCGCAATGGGCAGAGGGCGACGCGCCCACGGTCTTTCCTGCCTAG
- a CDS encoding AEC family transporter: MQTLLEVILPVFLVIGFGYVSVWRGYFPVSGIDGVMRFAQSFAIPCLLFQSIAHLDLSASFDPRLLFSFYTGAAVCFTLGLFGARILFKRDWEDCVAIGFCSLFSNSVLLGLPITERAYGPDALIGNFAIIAIHSPFCYGLGITVMEFVRNRGQSGPAFARNVARAMFHNPLVLGILAGFAVNFSGLAIPGVIDDALSLIVRAALPAALFALGGVLIQYRPEGDCKTIAMVCLLSLIVHPAIVWFMGSGFGLPQDLFRSGVLTAAMAPGFNAYIFANMYGRARRVAASSVLVATVGSVLTAWLWLSVLP; the protein is encoded by the coding sequence GTGCAAACGCTTCTCGAAGTCATCCTGCCCGTCTTCCTTGTCATCGGCTTTGGCTATGTCTCTGTCTGGCGAGGGTATTTTCCGGTCTCGGGCATCGACGGGGTCATGCGGTTCGCGCAAAGCTTCGCGATCCCCTGCCTGCTGTTCCAATCGATCGCGCATCTGGATCTATCGGCCTCTTTTGATCCGCGACTGCTGTTCAGCTTCTACACCGGCGCGGCGGTCTGTTTCACGCTGGGACTGTTCGGCGCGCGCATCCTGTTCAAGCGCGACTGGGAAGACTGCGTGGCCATCGGGTTCTGCAGCCTCTTTTCCAACTCGGTCCTGCTGGGACTGCCGATTACCGAACGCGCCTATGGGCCAGACGCGCTGATCGGGAACTTTGCGATCATCGCCATCCACTCGCCCTTTTGCTACGGGCTGGGGATCACGGTGATGGAGTTCGTGCGCAACCGGGGCCAATCCGGTCCGGCCTTTGCGCGCAATGTGGCGCGGGCGATGTTCCACAATCCGCTGGTTCTGGGCATCCTCGCGGGCTTTGCCGTGAACTTTAGCGGGCTGGCGATCCCCGGTGTGATCGACGACGCGCTGTCGCTGATCGTGCGCGCCGCCCTGCCCGCGGCCTTGTTCGCCTTGGGGGGCGTGTTGATCCAGTACCGCCCCGAGGGTGACTGCAAGACCATCGCCATGGTCTGCCTTTTGTCGCTGATCGTGCATCCCGCAATTGTCTGGTTCATGGGCAGCGGCTTTGGCCTGCCGCAGGATCTGTTCCGCTCGGGCGTGCTGACGGCAGCGATGGCACCGGGGTTCAACGCCTATATCTTCGCCAATATGTACGGCCGCGCGCGGCGGGTCGCGGCAAGCTCGGTGCTGGTGGCGACGGTGGGGTCGGTGCTCACAGCGTGGCTCTGGCTCAGCGTGCTGCCATGA